Sequence from the Panulirus ornatus isolate Po-2019 chromosome 61, ASM3632096v1, whole genome shotgun sequence genome:
GTTTGAGCTTTGGGTAGTTTTTCTGATAATTCATACAACTCAGCAGTGTTCATGCCTTATACAGCATTTtggttatatgtttgtgtgtttgtggatatatatttttttctcttttttgctaTTAAGGTTGGTGTCTGCTTCTGGCCGGTGGTACAAACTATCAACTTTGCTTATATACCAGAGAAGAATCGTGTGGTTGTTGTCTCCATAGCATCATTCCTATGGACCATCTTCCTCTCGTATATGCACCATATGGACAAAAATGCAATGCCAGCATTTTTGCAGAAGTATTCAGATGCTGATTATGTGAAAAAAATTCCTGTAGATGATTCCTTGCCTGTTGATTCTCATACAAAATGGGAGAGTAATTGCGAAGAAATTTTATGACAGTGGAAGTAATTCTTCCTGACTGTTGAAGATTTCATATACGTAAAATGAATTATTATTTTGCAGTAATGTTACCCATGCTTCATTTTTTCTAGGTATGTGACTGAAATATCCCCATCTTGTTTTTCTCTCATACTGTTTTTCTGATTATAGATAGTTTGGCTCATGCAGTAGTCATAAGAATTCTTTGTAAGTGAGTAATACACAGTAGTACCAGAGTATATAAGTGTGCAGGGAGGAAAGTAGCAGTATTAG
This genomic interval carries:
- the LOC139767514 gene encoding mpv17-like protein isoform X2, which encodes MAQDEATGVKIRAISLVSPKAGLEQILFAPVGQTQFYLGITLLEGRPWAECVQEWKQKFIPTWKVGVCFWPVVQTINFAYIPEKNRVVVVSIASFLWTIFLSYMHHMDKNAMPAFLQKYSDADYVKKIPVDDSLPVDSHTKWESNCEEIL